One segment of Alphaproteobacteria bacterium DNA contains the following:
- a CDS encoding glycine--tRNA ligase subunit alpha, whose translation MALAAEAGKPTCFQELILTLQRYWARQGCAILQPYDMEMGAGTFHTATTLRALGSEPWYAAYVQPSRRPKDGRYGENPNRLQHYYQFQVILKPSPNDILDRYFGSLRAIGIDPDLHDLRLVEDDWESPTLGAWGLGWEVWCDGMEVTQFTYFQQVGGIECEVTSGEITYGLERLAMYLFDKKSVYELPYNQPGSEVPLTYGEVFLRNEREQSAYNFERADTAMLFRHFADAEKECGALLNHSNAKLALPAYEQCIKASHAFNLLDARGVISVTERQAYIGRVRALAKACCEAWLTKA comes from the coding sequence GTGGCCCTCGCCGCCGAGGCTGGAAAGCCGACCTGTTTCCAGGAGCTGATCCTGACCCTGCAGCGCTATTGGGCGCGGCAGGGCTGCGCCATCCTGCAGCCTTACGACATGGAGATGGGCGCCGGCACCTTCCACACCGCCACCACGCTGCGCGCGCTCGGCTCCGAGCCGTGGTACGCCGCCTATGTGCAGCCCTCGCGCCGGCCCAAGGACGGCCGCTACGGCGAGAACCCCAACCGGCTGCAGCACTACTACCAGTTCCAGGTGATCCTGAAGCCGTCGCCCAACGACATCCTCGACCGCTATTTCGGCTCGCTGCGCGCCATCGGCATCGACCCCGACCTGCACGATCTGCGCCTGGTCGAGGACGACTGGGAGAGCCCGACCTTGGGCGCCTGGGGCCTGGGCTGGGAGGTCTGGTGCGACGGCATGGAGGTGACGCAGTTCACCTACTTCCAGCAGGTCGGCGGCATCGAATGCGAGGTGACCTCGGGCGAGATCACCTACGGGCTCGAGCGGCTGGCGATGTACCTGTTCGACAAGAAGAGCGTCTACGAGCTGCCCTATAACCAGCCGGGCTCCGAGGTGCCGCTGACCTACGGCGAGGTCTTCCTGCGCAACGAGCGCGAGCAGTCGGCCTACAATTTCGAGCGCGCCGACACCGCGATGCTGTTCCGCCACTTCGCCGACGCCGAGAAGGAATGCGGCGCCCTGCTGAACCATAGCAATGCAAAGCTGGCGCTGCCGGCCTACGAGCAATGCATCAAGGCGAGCCACGCCTTCAACCTGCTCGACGCGCGCGGCGTGATCAGCGTCACCGAGCGGCAGGCCTATATCGGCCGCGTGCGCGCGCTGGCCAAGGCGTGCTGCGAAGCCTGGCTGACCAAGGCCTGA